A region from the uncultured Macellibacteroides sp. genome encodes:
- a CDS encoding porin family protein: protein MKKLILLAFVAVMASAFAIPANAQLKFGVKGGVNIASVSFSNDVIDPSNVTGFQVGPMIEAMLPVAGFGFDAAVLYSQKGLEFENESMKTDYIEVPVNLKLKLGVPVAKLYLAAGPYVGFRVGGDKIWTVIDNQIEAKSFSAGLNFGGGIELLNHLQVGLNYGLGLTNNYGLEKASLDGEGKARTWSITAAILF from the coding sequence ATGAAAAAATTAATCTTATTAGCATTTGTAGCCGTTATGGCAAGCGCTTTTGCAATTCCTGCAAATGCACAGTTAAAATTTGGAGTGAAGGGTGGAGTTAATATTGCTTCAGTAAGCTTTAGCAATGACGTTATTGATCCGAGTAATGTAACTGGATTTCAAGTTGGACCGATGATTGAAGCAATGTTACCAGTTGCCGGTTTTGGTTTTGATGCAGCTGTTCTTTATTCGCAAAAAGGACTTGAATTTGAAAATGAAAGCATGAAAACCGATTATATCGAAGTTCCCGTAAATTTGAAATTGAAACTGGGAGTACCCGTTGCTAAGTTATATTTGGCTGCAGGTCCTTATGTAGGATTCCGTGTGGGGGGCGATAAGATATGGACTGTAATAGACAACCAGATCGAAGCCAAATCATTTAGTGCCGGATTAAATTTCGGTGGAGGTATTGAACTCTTGAATCACTTACAGGTTGGACTTAATTACGGATTGGGATTAACAAACAACTATGGACTGGAGAAAGCTAGTCTTGATGGAGAAGGTAAGGCCCGTACATGGTCCATTACTGCAGCGATATTGTTTTAA
- a CDS encoding low molecular weight protein-tyrosine-phosphatase, protein MKQEKIRILFVCLGNICRSPSAEGVMKKLVKEAGLENEIEIDSAGILSVHQGELPDSRMRRHASLRGYVLDSRSRPVVMSDFYDFDLIIGMDDRNIQDLKDRAPDLDSVAKIHRMTEYSRAFNYNHVPDPYFGGDAGFELVLDLLEDACVGLLKTISSNPDN, encoded by the coding sequence ATGAAACAGGAAAAAATACGAATACTTTTTGTTTGTCTGGGAAACATATGTCGTTCGCCTTCGGCCGAAGGCGTTATGAAGAAACTGGTTAAAGAAGCCGGATTGGAGAATGAAATTGAAATTGATTCGGCTGGCATTTTAAGTGTTCATCAGGGAGAACTTCCCGATTCACGGATGAGGCGGCATGCTTCCCTCAGGGGGTATGTGCTGGATTCAAGATCGCGTCCGGTCGTTATGTCCGACTTTTATGATTTTGATCTTATTATTGGTATGGACGACCGTAATATCCAGGATCTGAAAGACCGGGCCCCCGATTTGGATTCGGTTGCAAAGATACATCGTATGACCGAATATTCCCGCGCATTTAATTATAACCACGTTCCTGATCCTTATTTTGGAGGAGATGCCGGATTTGAATTAGTGCTGGACTTACTCGAAGATGCCTGCGTTGGTTTGCTAAAGACTATTTCTTCAAATCCGGATAACTGA
- a CDS encoding nucleoside phosphorylase: MRVIPASELIINADGSVFHLHLKPGQLAEKIVLVGDPERVSAVASCFDSIECEVSNREFHSVTGMFGEKRISVVSHGIGTDNIDIVLNELDALVNIDFSSRTVKEKFTQLTLVRIGTSGGLQHFVPVGTYVAAERSVGFDGVIYFYANSETVRDLPFEKELYHQLQWKISGIRPYVVTADKSLIEQITKDDIIRGVTIAANGFYGPQGRELRLQLADPELNKKIEAFNFKGSQITNFEMESSSLAGLSSLMGHRAMTVCCIIAGRVDKNMNTDYKDSLPVLIDKVLNRI; the protein is encoded by the coding sequence GTGCGAGTAATTCCTGCTTCAGAACTTATTATTAATGCAGATGGAAGTGTATTCCATCTGCATTTAAAGCCCGGACAACTGGCCGAAAAGATTGTGTTGGTTGGCGATCCGGAGAGGGTATCAGCGGTTGCTTCTTGCTTCGACTCGATTGAGTGCGAAGTATCCAACCGTGAATTTCATTCTGTAACCGGCATGTTCGGCGAGAAAAGAATTTCTGTTGTCTCCCATGGTATTGGAACCGATAATATTGATATTGTTCTTAATGAACTGGATGCGCTTGTTAATATTGATTTTTCATCCCGAACGGTTAAAGAAAAGTTCACCCAGCTTACGCTTGTTAGAATTGGTACATCGGGAGGTTTGCAGCATTTTGTTCCTGTTGGAACTTATGTGGCGGCAGAAAGATCGGTTGGTTTTGATGGGGTTATTTACTTTTATGCAAACAGTGAAACTGTACGAGATCTCCCTTTCGAAAAAGAGTTGTACCATCAGCTACAATGGAAAATTTCGGGGATTCGTCCTTATGTTGTGACTGCCGATAAATCGCTTATCGAGCAAATAACAAAGGATGATATTATTCGTGGTGTTACTATTGCTGCCAACGGCTTTTATGGCCCTCAGGGACGCGAACTCCGTTTGCAATTGGCAGATCCGGAGTTGAATAAGAAGATTGAAGCTTTTAATTTTAAAGGAAGCCAGATTACCAATTTTGAAATGGAGAGTTCTTCTCTTGCCGGCCTCTCTTCCTTGATGGGGCATCGGGCGATGACTGTCTGTTGCATTATCGCCGGAAGAGTCGATAAAAACATGAATACCGATTACAAGGATAGTTTACCGGTTCTTATAGATAAGGTACTTAACAGAATATAA
- a CDS encoding nitroreductase family protein translates to MIEGLKNRRTVRKYLKKDITDEVLNELLEVACRASNTGNMQLYSMIVTRSDTQKQLLAPAHFNQPMITNAPVVITFCADVNRFVKWCAERNAEPGFDNFQTFMAAVIDSMLVAQTFCNAAEEMGLGICYLGTTTYNADKIIDALKIPRLVVPITTVTVGYPDGMPDQVERLPLEAIIHNETYADYTSDDINRLYESKEALADNKKFVLENNKETLAQVFTDVRYTKKNNEFFSEAFINVLKEQGFM, encoded by the coding sequence ATGATTGAAGGACTAAAAAACAGACGTACTGTGCGCAAGTATCTGAAAAAAGATATTACAGACGAAGTGCTGAATGAATTACTGGAAGTTGCTTGCCGCGCATCGAACACGGGAAACATGCAGCTTTACAGCATGATTGTTACCCGGAGCGATACACAGAAACAATTGCTGGCTCCGGCACATTTCAACCAGCCAATGATAACAAACGCTCCGGTTGTTATAACCTTTTGCGCAGATGTAAACCGTTTTGTAAAATGGTGTGCCGAACGAAATGCGGAACCAGGATTCGACAACTTCCAAACCTTCATGGCAGCAGTGATTGATTCGATGCTCGTTGCTCAAACATTCTGTAATGCAGCAGAGGAGATGGGATTAGGAATCTGTTACCTTGGCACTACCACTTACAATGCAGATAAAATAATTGATGCGCTTAAGATTCCCAGACTGGTTGTACCGATAACCACAGTTACTGTAGGGTATCCCGACGGAATGCCCGATCAGGTAGAAAGACTTCCATTAGAGGCTATTATACACAACGAAACGTACGCTGATTATACATCAGACGATATCAATCGTTTATATGAATCTAAAGAAGCGCTGGCAGATAATAAAAAGTTTGTTCTGGAAAACAACAAAGAAACGTTGGCGCAGGTATTTACTGACGTCCGGTATACAAAGAAAAACAATGAGTTCTTCTCTGAGGCCTTTATCAACGTATTAAAAGAACAAGGTTTCATGTAA
- a CDS encoding NfeD family protein has protein sequence MILDIAIVAFLLVVAIVLLLLEIFLLPGITVAGIGGFLFAAGGVAYAYSKLGLLAGNISLISAGLVFAISFFWLLRSNSFSKVALKKEVDGRLVSSRDLGIEPGDEGITLSRLNPMGKIRVKGITVEAKSFNGFVDENIPVVVVRIDASNVLVKIKE, from the coding sequence ATGATACTTGATATTGCCATCGTTGCTTTTTTACTCGTTGTCGCTATTGTTTTATTGCTGCTGGAGATCTTTTTGCTCCCTGGAATAACAGTTGCGGGCATTGGAGGCTTCCTTTTTGCTGCGGGAGGTGTGGCGTATGCCTACAGCAAATTGGGTTTATTAGCCGGTAATATCAGTTTGATTTCAGCAGGATTAGTCTTTGCCATTTCTTTTTTCTGGTTACTCAGGTCTAATTCTTTTAGTAAGGTGGCCCTTAAAAAGGAAGTAGACGGCAGATTGGTTTCCAGTCGTGATTTAGGAATTGAACCGGGTGACGAAGGCATTACATTGTCCCGTCTTAATCCGATGGGTAAAATCAGGGTTAAGGGTATAACAGTTGAAGCAAAATCCTTTAATGGATTTGTGGACGAAAATATCCCTGTGGTTGTAGTTAGGATAGATGCCAGCAATGTATTGGTAAAAATAAAAGAATAA
- the floA gene encoding flotillin-like protein FloA (flotillin-like protein involved in membrane lipid rafts) — protein sequence MSMEMTFLPLILLGAAVLLLSIFFYYVPFLLWISAKVSGVNISLIQLFLMRIRKVPPYIIARAMIEAHKAGLKQLTRDELEAHYLAGGHVERVVHALVSASKANIDLSFQMATAIDLAGRDVFEAVQMSVNPKVIDTPPVTAVAKDGIQLIAKARVTVRASIKQLVGGAGEETILARVGEGIVSSIGSSESHKTVLENPDSISKLVLRKGLDAGTAFEILSIDIADIDIGKNIGAFLQMDQAQADKNIAQAKAEERRAMAVAQEQEMKAKAEEARAKVIEAEAQIPQAMAEAFRNGNLGIMDYYKMRNIEADTNMRDSIGKPASGPSKPLKD from the coding sequence ATGTCTATGGAAATGACCTTCTTACCGTTGATCCTTCTAGGTGCCGCGGTATTGCTTTTATCCATTTTCTTCTACTACGTGCCGTTTCTGTTATGGATATCGGCCAAAGTATCGGGAGTTAACATCTCCCTTATTCAATTATTTCTTATGCGTATACGTAAGGTCCCACCTTATATTATCGCAAGAGCGATGATTGAAGCACACAAAGCCGGTTTGAAACAGCTTACCCGCGACGAGCTGGAAGCTCACTACCTGGCTGGCGGACATGTGGAAAGAGTTGTTCATGCATTGGTTTCTGCATCTAAAGCAAACATTGATTTGTCTTTTCAGATGGCAACAGCAATTGACCTTGCCGGCCGTGATGTGTTTGAGGCTGTACAGATGTCTGTAAATCCCAAAGTAATCGATACTCCTCCTGTAACCGCTGTGGCCAAGGATGGCATCCAGTTGATAGCAAAAGCCCGTGTTACCGTTCGTGCCAGCATTAAACAGTTGGTGGGTGGTGCAGGCGAAGAAACCATATTGGCTCGTGTAGGCGAGGGCATTGTTTCTTCTATTGGTTCTTCGGAAAGTCATAAAACTGTATTGGAAAATCCGGACTCTATCTCTAAACTGGTTCTCCGTAAGGGCCTGGATGCAGGTACTGCTTTCGAAATTCTTTCCATTGATATAGCAGATATTGATATTGGTAAGAATATTGGTGCATTCCTTCAGATGGATCAGGCACAGGCCGATAAGAATATTGCGCAGGCAAAGGCTGAAGAACGCCGAGCCATGGCTGTAGCTCAGGAACAGGAGATGAAGGCAAAAGCCGAGGAGGCACGCGCTAAGGTTATCGAAGCAGAAGCTCAGATTCCTCAGGCTATGGCCGAAGCTTTCCGTAACGGGAATCTCGGTATCATGGATTATTATAAAATGAGAAATATTGAAGCGGACACGAATATGCGTGATTCAATTGGCAAACCGGCTTCAGGACCTTCCAAACCTTTAAAAGATTAA
- a CDS encoding TonB-dependent receptor, whose product MRTQKVVLLFFSILIACTSFAKDALVPVIKGRVVDEKGEPLPAAAVYIEGSLVGTTTDSEGTFFFNQIPSGKRHVTVRFIGYKQQTLEAELTDGRPAVLRFELKPDVNELTDIEVFGIREKQPEKLNSITRLPLRPSEQIQSISVISNKVIEEQGNMTITDAVRNVVGVTQFASFGNAQESLSTRGFRGIPTLKNGVRVQSDFRGGGFLTDMQGVESIQVLKGTAAITQGIGNDLGSAGGVINIATKTPKFLNAGEISLRGGSWGQFRPTFDVQTVLDKSQTVAFRVNGAYERSDSYRKGATKDRIYVNPSLAWKANDKTTVTVEMDYLHDTRTPDRGTVNLAADSVNALYKMPNNNFLGFNTDRAMTNNLTYALRFDRSLSDLFSVRIAFFGSTLDTDNTGASTSTLKNVAKTGAYNLRSRSLTRSTRADDNNALQIDLIGRDVFTGKIKHTFQTGFDYRTNHTETVAYGSVLVDTIDVLLPINNGLPSRIGSLAAGDAAISDSYSYGLMAQDVITFNKYVKATLGIRYSYGNSKTNTSAGFVSGDAWNPMAGIIITPIKGLNVFGSYASTTDLRSAANLMEDNSPVGASRSDQFEAGIKSDWLNNRLRFNLTFFHIMNENLAYAVYDDSWTATGKYAKAGNLMRRGIETELTGRILENFQVIFGYAYLDAKYQDSPAYHEGSAPMNAPKHTANGWAHYTVNRGALKGLSLGLGGYYVGERPVNEYTYKATHTNTTPNVKPFDLNAYTTVNAQIAYAFDKFQIRGLFNNIFNSMGYTSYYRGGYINPTDPFNAAAVVSYRF is encoded by the coding sequence ATGAGAACCCAAAAAGTTGTATTGTTATTTTTCTCTATCTTAATTGCCTGTACATCCTTTGCAAAGGATGCGCTGGTACCTGTTATAAAAGGGCGCGTTGTCGACGAAAAAGGCGAACCACTCCCTGCCGCTGCCGTATATATTGAAGGGTCGTTGGTGGGAACAACAACAGACAGTGAAGGAACTTTCTTTTTTAATCAGATACCTTCGGGAAAAAGACATGTAACCGTACGTTTTATAGGATATAAGCAACAAACGCTGGAAGCAGAGCTTACTGACGGCAGACCAGCTGTTCTTCGGTTTGAACTTAAACCCGATGTTAACGAACTTACAGACATTGAAGTATTCGGTATTCGGGAGAAACAGCCTGAAAAATTAAATTCAATAACCCGCTTACCTCTGCGTCCAAGCGAACAAATACAAAGTATTTCTGTGATTTCGAATAAGGTAATTGAGGAACAAGGTAATATGACTATTACAGATGCTGTTCGCAATGTGGTGGGTGTTACTCAGTTTGCCTCTTTTGGTAATGCACAGGAAAGCTTATCTACCCGTGGATTCAGGGGTATTCCTACTTTAAAGAATGGTGTCCGCGTACAATCCGATTTTCGCGGTGGAGGTTTCCTTACCGATATGCAAGGGGTAGAAAGTATTCAGGTTCTTAAGGGTACAGCGGCTATTACGCAAGGTATTGGCAACGATTTGGGTAGCGCTGGCGGGGTAATTAATATTGCCACAAAAACACCTAAGTTTTTAAACGCCGGAGAAATAAGTCTTCGCGGTGGCAGCTGGGGACAGTTCCGCCCTACTTTCGATGTGCAAACGGTACTGGATAAAAGCCAAACGGTGGCTTTCCGTGTTAACGGTGCATACGAACGGTCGGACAGTTACCGGAAGGGTGCTACCAAAGATCGTATCTATGTAAATCCGTCTCTTGCCTGGAAAGCGAACGACAAGACTACCGTTACTGTAGAAATGGATTATTTACATGATACCCGTACCCCAGACCGGGGAACAGTAAATCTGGCTGCCGACAGTGTAAATGCGCTGTACAAAATGCCGAATAACAACTTTCTTGGTTTTAATACGGATCGGGCGATGACAAACAACCTTACTTACGCTTTGCGTTTTGACCGTTCTTTATCTGATTTGTTCAGTGTACGTATTGCTTTCTTTGGTTCTACATTGGATACAGACAATACAGGGGCCAGCACTTCAACACTAAAGAATGTAGCCAAAACAGGTGCTTATAATTTACGCAGCCGTTCATTGACTCGTTCTACCCGTGCCGACGACAACAATGCTTTACAGATTGACTTGATTGGTCGTGATGTATTTACCGGAAAAATAAAACATACTTTTCAGACGGGTTTCGATTACCGCACAAATCATACCGAAACAGTTGCGTACGGATCTGTATTAGTGGATACGATTGATGTGTTGCTTCCAATCAATAATGGACTTCCTTCAAGAATAGGTTCATTAGCCGCCGGCGATGCAGCTATATCCGACTCGTATAGCTACGGATTAATGGCACAAGATGTGATTACGTTTAATAAATACGTAAAAGCCACACTTGGTATTCGTTACAGCTATGGCAATAGTAAAACAAATACCTCGGCCGGATTTGTTAGCGGCGACGCATGGAATCCAATGGCTGGTATAATTATAACTCCAATCAAGGGCTTGAATGTATTTGGATCGTACGCCAGCACAACCGATTTACGTTCGGCTGCCAATCTGATGGAAGACAATTCGCCTGTAGGTGCATCCCGTTCCGATCAGTTTGAGGCAGGTATCAAATCAGACTGGCTAAACAACCGTCTTCGGTTCAATCTTACTTTCTTCCATATCATGAACGAAAATCTTGCTTATGCAGTGTATGACGATAGCTGGACTGCCACCGGCAAGTACGCAAAAGCGGGTAATTTAATGCGTCGTGGTATCGAAACAGAATTAACCGGCCGTATTCTTGAAAACTTCCAGGTAATCTTTGGTTATGCCTATCTGGATGCAAAGTATCAGGACAGCCCTGCTTACCATGAAGGTTCTGCTCCTATGAATGCGCCGAAACATACGGCTAACGGATGGGCTCATTATACAGTAAACAGAGGTGCTTTGAAAGGACTTTCTCTTGGTCTGGGTGGTTATTATGTTGGCGAACGCCCTGTTAACGAATATACGTATAAGGCTACTCACACCAATACAACTCCAAACGTTAAGCCTTTTGATCTGAATGCCTATACAACCGTAAATGCTCAAATTGCTTATGCTTTCGATAAGTTTCAGATAAGAGGATTATTCAATAATATCTTTAACAGCATGGGATATACCTCGTACTACCGGGGAGGATACATCAATCCAACCGATCCCTTTAACGCAGCGGCTGTTGTAAGTTATCGGTTTTAA
- a CDS encoding PepSY-associated TM helix domain-containing protein, whose amino-acid sequence MKKAIKYIHLILSLPAGIVLTIVCLTGAILVFDDEINQLFYPSRYYVQNTTASPIPLDRLVDLVNKQLPDNSVSELQLFNDPERTAVATLKEGFRVSAFINPYTGKILAISSFRETFFFKVMSLHRWLMDSTRTTGKWIVGVSTLFMVVLLLSGIYLWFPRKKINIQSSLTLKRKAVFARKLYDLHSVAGAYVSIVLLTLSLTGLMWSFDWYRNAVGKLFNVEMSEGKHEKNKNGEDKHHNKNKPEAKRISKNIKWDDMISQVRKEAPDNQYIRLGKDKATVLPFTALHERATDIYNFHPETSKITSVSYYNDDDQREMNGWSYVLHTGSWGGFITKLLTFFAALFGSTLPISGYWMFIRRIRKKRR is encoded by the coding sequence ATGAAGAAAGCAATAAAATATATTCACCTGATATTGTCCCTGCCGGCAGGAATCGTTTTAACGATTGTCTGCCTGACAGGGGCAATCCTTGTTTTTGATGACGAGATAAATCAACTGTTCTATCCATCTCGTTATTATGTTCAAAATACAACAGCCTCTCCTATTCCTCTGGATAGATTGGTCGACCTGGTAAACAAACAACTTCCGGATAACAGTGTATCTGAACTTCAATTGTTCAACGATCCGGAACGAACTGCTGTTGCTACCTTAAAAGAGGGATTCAGGGTATCGGCTTTTATTAATCCATATACAGGAAAAATTCTGGCTATTTCTTCTTTCCGCGAAACTTTCTTCTTTAAAGTGATGTCGCTTCATCGGTGGCTGATGGACAGCACCCGTACTACCGGGAAATGGATTGTAGGCGTATCGACTCTGTTTATGGTTGTGTTGTTGCTAAGCGGCATCTATCTGTGGTTTCCCCGTAAGAAAATAAATATTCAATCCAGTCTTACCCTTAAACGTAAAGCAGTATTTGCCCGTAAACTGTACGATCTGCATTCAGTAGCAGGTGCGTATGTCAGTATCGTTCTACTCACGTTATCGTTAACCGGATTAATGTGGAGTTTTGACTGGTATCGTAACGCCGTTGGAAAGCTATTCAATGTTGAAATGTCGGAAGGTAAACACGAAAAAAACAAAAACGGAGAAGATAAACACCACAATAAGAATAAGCCGGAAGCAAAAAGAATCTCAAAGAATATAAAGTGGGACGATATGATTAGCCAGGTCCGTAAAGAAGCTCCAGACAATCAATATATTCGTCTGGGAAAGGACAAAGCGACTGTTCTTCCGTTTACCGCGCTGCACGAACGGGCAACCGATATATACAACTTTCATCCTGAAACGAGTAAAATAACATCAGTTTCTTATTACAACGACGATGATCAACGAGAAATGAACGGATGGTCATATGTACTGCATACCGGATCGTGGGGAGGCTTTATCACCAAACTACTTACATTCTTCGCTGCCTTATTTGGATCTACCCTTCCAATTTCCGGGTACTGGATGTTTATCAGACGTATAAGAAAGAAACGCCGGTAA
- the priA gene encoding primosomal protein N' → MKYADVILPLSLANSYTYRIPEDMVASVAVGCRVVVHFGKRRYYTAIVLEVHNRQPDAGVDVKEIYALLDASPILRRPQLRFWQWLSEYYLCKLGDVYKAALPSGLKLESETSVTCKDDFEAHFPLRPAEQSVLDAFAGKEKLTVSELEKKTGLRNVVPTLSSLLSYGAIEVQEEMKRGFAPKMETFVRLAEAYRTDEALQEAFLLLKRARKQEMILVCYLDLSHVLNPVLAAELSKKELIEQSGYSVSVLDGLVKRGILEYYEKEVGRLQVSVCRIQPPLHLSPDQERAYSEIHESFKTKEVCLLHGVTSSGKTEIYIRLISEALRLNRQVLYLLPEIAITTQITSRLAKIFGDKLLVYHSKYSDNERVEVWNKLRYGKEPRVVLGVRSSLFLPFNDLGLIIVDEEHEPGYKQQDPAPRYHARNAAIVLANMHGAKTLLGSATPSIDSYFNAATGKYGLVTLDSRFGDKEMPTIITVDIKELRRKKIMKDTLFSPLLVEKIGDALSRNEQVILFQNRRGFAPVIECKSCGWVPHCINCDVSLTYHKYRNQLVCHYCGYTYQLPPVCPECKATDLKMMGVGTEKVEEEIAQLFPLAKVDRLDFDTARTRTAYERIIDDFDKGKIPILIGTQMVSKGLDFDNVSVVGIINADNLLNYPDFRSHERAYQLMAQVSGRAGRREKKGTVVLQTSQPEHPLIQMVKRFAYKDMARLQLTERSMFRYPPYYRLIIVVMRSKNEVILQEQSLLFAGKLREKLGDRVLGPVTPPVTRIQTFHIKKIVLKIEISASITPVRKLLDSVQQEMQANASYKQLLVHFDVDPA, encoded by the coding sequence ATGAAATACGCAGATGTCATCTTACCTCTTTCGCTGGCTAATAGTTATACGTATCGTATCCCCGAAGATATGGTTGCGTCTGTTGCAGTGGGTTGCCGGGTAGTTGTTCATTTTGGGAAAAGAAGGTATTATACAGCGATAGTACTGGAGGTGCATAACAGACAGCCGGATGCCGGAGTCGACGTGAAGGAAATCTATGCCCTTTTAGATGCATCGCCTATTCTGCGTCGCCCTCAGCTTCGTTTTTGGCAGTGGCTTTCCGAATACTATTTATGTAAATTGGGAGATGTCTATAAGGCAGCCTTACCATCTGGTCTTAAATTGGAAAGCGAAACATCTGTTACTTGCAAGGACGATTTTGAAGCACACTTTCCATTACGACCCGCAGAGCAGTCGGTTTTAGATGCTTTTGCCGGAAAGGAAAAGCTAACGGTTTCAGAACTGGAAAAGAAAACAGGTCTACGAAATGTGGTGCCAACCCTCTCTTCTTTACTTTCCTATGGAGCCATCGAAGTACAGGAAGAAATGAAACGAGGATTTGCCCCTAAAATGGAAACCTTTGTCCGGCTTGCCGAAGCTTACCGCACAGATGAAGCGCTACAGGAGGCTTTCTTGTTATTGAAACGGGCCAGAAAACAAGAGATGATACTTGTCTGCTACCTCGATTTAAGTCATGTCCTTAATCCTGTGCTGGCAGCCGAATTATCCAAAAAAGAGCTAATAGAACAAAGCGGGTACTCCGTTAGTGTATTGGATGGATTGGTAAAACGCGGGATATTGGAATATTATGAAAAGGAAGTCGGACGATTGCAAGTATCAGTCTGCCGTATTCAACCACCTCTTCATCTATCGCCCGATCAGGAAAGAGCCTATTCTGAGATTCATGAATCGTTTAAAACAAAAGAAGTCTGTTTGCTGCATGGAGTTACTTCGAGCGGTAAAACAGAAATATACATTCGCCTTATATCCGAAGCACTTCGGTTAAACAGGCAAGTCCTTTACCTCCTGCCGGAGATAGCAATCACAACACAGATAACCAGCCGACTTGCAAAAATATTCGGGGATAAGCTGCTTGTTTATCATTCCAAATATTCCGACAATGAACGGGTGGAAGTATGGAATAAATTACGATACGGAAAAGAACCCCGTGTAGTTTTGGGAGTGAGATCGTCGTTATTCCTTCCATTTAATGACCTGGGTTTAATTATAGTAGATGAAGAGCATGAACCGGGGTACAAACAACAAGATCCGGCTCCCCGCTATCATGCCCGTAATGCGGCTATTGTATTGGCCAATATGCACGGAGCAAAAACTCTTTTGGGTTCGGCTACGCCATCTATCGATTCGTACTTTAACGCGGCAACCGGAAAGTATGGTTTGGTAACCCTCGATTCACGTTTCGGAGATAAAGAAATGCCGACAATCATTACAGTGGATATAAAAGAGCTGAGGAGAAAAAAGATAATGAAAGATACTCTTTTTTCACCACTGTTGGTCGAAAAGATAGGAGATGCCTTGAGTAGAAATGAACAGGTTATTCTCTTTCAGAATCGCCGGGGATTTGCGCCCGTAATTGAATGTAAGTCTTGTGGCTGGGTACCTCATTGCATAAATTGTGATGTGAGCCTTACCTATCATAAATACAGGAACCAGCTTGTTTGCCACTATTGCGGATATACATATCAACTACCGCCTGTATGTCCGGAATGTAAAGCCACGGATTTAAAAATGATGGGGGTGGGTACAGAAAAGGTGGAAGAAGAGATCGCCCAACTGTTTCCTCTGGCAAAAGTAGATCGGCTCGATTTTGATACAGCCCGTACCCGAACGGCATACGAACGAATTATCGACGATTTTGATAAAGGAAAGATTCCCATCCTTATCGGAACACAGATGGTTTCGAAGGGACTCGATTTTGATAACGTAAGTGTGGTTGGTATTATCAATGCCGATAATCTGTTGAACTATCCGGATTTCCGCTCTCACGAACGGGCTTATCAATTAATGGCTCAGGTTAGTGGTCGTGCAGGCAGACGAGAGAAAAAAGGAACTGTAGTTTTGCAGACTTCTCAGCCGGAGCATCCGTTAATTCAAATGGTCAAACGATTTGCCTACAAAGATATGGCTCGTTTGCAGTTAACCGAGCGCAGTATGTTCCGTTATCCTCCCTACTATCGGCTTATTATAGTTGTTATGCGGAGCAAAAATGAAGTAATACTTCAGGAGCAGTCTCTTCTTTTTGCGGGCAAACTAAGAGAGAAACTGGGAGATCGTGTGCTTGGACCGGTAACACCTCCGGTTACCAGAATCCAAACATTTCATATAAAGAAAATTGTTCTGAAAATAGAAATATCTGCATCTATAACTCCCGTAAGGAAACTTCTGGATTCTGTGCAGCAGGAGATGCAGGCAAATGCTTCTTATAAACAACTGTTGGTCCATTTTGATGTGGATCCGGCTTAA